GTGGAGTTTGATGCAAGCCGCCGAGCCAAGGAGTTGCTGGTTTCCCAGGGCATCGTCTCACAGCGTGAAATGGAAGGCGTAAACGCCGTGCTTGATGCTGCTGCGCTTACCTACGTTGCTGCCGCCGCGCAGGCGATCATGCAGTTGCTTTATTATGTGATGGTCATGAACCGGCGAGATTAATCGCAAGAGACAAGAGAGAATACAAAAAGGGGCGGCCAACCGGTCGCCCCTCTGTTTTTCCTGCTATTTTGGCGAACGACACCTTTCGCGTCGCATGCGCACACCGCTACCCGATCACCTTTAAGACTTCCTGACGCATCTGCTGGTAAGGGATAGCACCGGCGGTACGCCATTGAATCTGACCACCGACAAAGAGCATAAGGGCCGGAATACCCTGAACCTGGAAGCGGGCGGCAGCATCTGGCTGCTGATCGACGTTGACCTTGACCACGGTTATCCGGCCTTTAAACTCTTTGGCAAGCTGCTGAACGGCTGGAGCCACTATCTTGCAAGGGCCACACCAATCCGCCCAGAAATCGACAAAAACAGGTAGTGCACTTGTTCTGATAAGATCGTCAAGTGATTTAGCCATAATGATTGAACAACATTATCGTTTGCAACTTATAGAAAACAGCCCTTGTCAGTGACAGGACTCTTGCATAAAAAAACAGCTCTCCCCCTTTGACCGTTTCGATTATCGTACCGAAGCGTTGCATATGACCAAGCCCTCAGGATTGAGGCTGCTGAAACTTATAGCCAACCGACAAGGTTGATCTGAAAAATTACGGTTCACCGTCCTGTTTTTTGAACGGCTCTGTGTCGAAAAACGGGCATCTCCATTACCAATTGCCGATGAATGACATCCTCGAAAAACCGAGAAAAATATACGTCACACGCACGATTGAGTTCAATGCCGCCCACCGGTTGTTTAATCCCGAACTTTCCGAAGAGGAAAACCGAAGCCTGTACGGGAAGTGCAGTGGCAAGTATGGGCATGGCCACAATTATCTGCTTGAAATCACCCTTTCAGGCCCGATCAATCGGAAAACCGGTTATCTTTTCGACCTGAAAAAGCTGAAAACGATTCTTGAAGAGGAAATCGTCACACGGTTCGATCATCGGCACATGAACTTCGAGGTCAAGGAGCTTCAGAACCACGTCCCGACAACGGAAATTCTGGCTGTTGTCGTGTGGGACATCCTCGAAACGCGACTGGAAACCATTACCAAACAGGAGGTTAGCCTCCATGAAGTCAAAATACATGAAACAGGAAAAAACAGTGTCACCTATCGTGGAGAATAACCGATCTGCAGAATCACGCCTTTCGCAATGCGATCTCGATGAGTGCTTTGATGAAGCTTGCGACCATCAGGAAGAGGAACGCCTCAGCTTGATGGGCAATGCCGTATACAGCCTTCTGCAAGGTATTGGAGAGGATCCGGAGCGTGAAGGGCTGCTTATGACCCCGGAGCGGGTAGCCAAATCTCTGCGATTTCTGACCAAAGGCTACGAGCAGGATCCGGAAGAGTTGCTGATGAAGGCGCTCTTTACCGAGTCGTATGATGAAATGGTGCTGGTCAAAGATATTGACCTCTACTCGATGTGCGAGCACCACATGCTCCCCTTCTTCGGCAAGGCGCACGTGGCCTACATTCCCGACGGCAAAATCGTAGGACTGTCCAAGATTCCGAGAGTAGTTGAGGTGTTCGCCCGGCGGCTTCAGGTGCAGGAGCGCCTGACACAGCAGATTCGGGATGCAATCCAGAACGTGCTCAACCCACGCGGCGTGGCAGTGGTGATCGAAGCGACTCACATGTGCATGGTGATGCGTGGCGTCGAAAAGCAGAACTCGGTGACCACGACCTCGGCCATGTCGGGCGACTTCATGACAAGCCAGTCCACGCGGAGCGAGTTCCTGCGCCTGATCGGCAGCCACTAACGTCGCGCCGGACAATCACCGCAGCACATAACAATGAAGAACCCCGCTTCTCTGATGAACTTTCGAGAAGCGGGGTTCTTCATTGTTCCAGCCACTCTTCCAGAACTTCGCGTCCCATCGCTACCGCTCGATCCAAGTGGCCACGCATCGGCTCACTGAGACCGTTGCCAAGCCCCAGATCATGCGGCGGCGCGCCGATAAGCACAATTTCTGACGGCACCTGGTCGTGCAGTTTTGCAACGCTCAGCAACTCGCTCAGCCCCATCTGATGTGACGACATCTTGCGATGGATAAATGCCGGCAGCTCGTCGTTCCGGTAGCAGTAGACCTTTGGCTCGAACTCGACAGGAATGATCGAATCAAACACCATCAGCGCATCGCACGACTCGAAATAGTCGAGCAGATAGAGCCCCTGTGTGCCGCCATCCACAAACTGAACCGATTGAGGCCATTCACCGAACGCCTCCAGGGCCCGAACAGCCTCGACGCCAAACCCCTCATCACCAAACAGAATATTGCCGAGACCAACTACGTTGATTGTTTTCACAGGGGAAAAACTAAAAGATTATGGGAGTTATGGAAAAAGCATTCGAACTTCGACTTACTGAACAGCCAAAGGGCGGACACACAGGCCCGCCCCAGTTATCAATGCTTCATTTTCGATCATCAATTACAACGCAGCTTCATCCTCAACCTTGTGCTTGTAACCGGTTATGATCGAAGAGGTTACGCTGCTGCGATCGACGATGTCGTGGCGGAACACCGCGTACAGGTGCACCAGAATGTAGAACGGGAAAATCCAAGCCATCAGGTGGTGAGCAAATCGCAAGTTGTAGCTTCCGCCAAAGAGTGGAAGCATCCAGCCAAACAGCGTTTCGCTCAGGCCGCCGGGGTTGTTCTCTCCGTACATGGCAAGTCCCGAGGTGATCATAAACACTGAACCGCAGAAGATAAACAGAAAGTGGGTCAGCGCAGCCACCGGGTTATGGCCGACGTAGTCCGGCTCACCCTTGCGAAGGAAAAGATAGGCAGCCATCTGCTCCTTGAAAGGCTTGCCCCACCACGAGGGTTTCCAGGGCTGAAAACCGCCGAAACGGGCATACTGGTCGTTCCGGGCCATCAGGGCGTAGTACATCCGGAACAGGAAGTTGGCGATGAACACGAAGGCCACCGCAAAGTGCACGCCCCGCCAGGTCGCCATGCCGTGGTGAAACACCGCCTCCCCGGACGGTGCGGCCAGCACGGGGTACGCAATATACAGACCAGTGCCAAGCAGTACCGCGATGCTGAAAGCGTTGACCCAGTGGTAGAGCCTGACCGGCAGGCGCCACACATAGATTTCCTCGATAATCCGTCCCATGATAACCTCCGTATTAAACGATCCTTACCTTCGTAATCTCGTTACCATTCATGTCAAACACGTGCGACGCACAGGCAAGACAAGGATCGAACGAGTGCACCGTGCGAAGGATCTCAAGCGGCTGCGAGGGATCGTGCATCGGCGTGCCCTTCAAGGCAGCTTCGTACGCGCCTGAGTTGCCACGGCCATCCCTCGGTGAAGCGTTCCAGGTCGATGGCACCACGATCTGGTAATCGCCGATCTTGCCATTTTCGATCCTGATCCAGTGACCGAGCGAGCCGCGCGGCGCTTCGGTGTATCCGAACCCTTTGCACTCCTTCGGCCAGGTCGACGGCTCCCAGCGTTCGCTGTTGAAGGTCTGGTAATCACCGGTTTTAACGTTGGCAACCAGCTCGTCGTAGAAGTGGCGCATGAAGCCGGCTGTCTGCTTGCACTCGATGCCGCGCGCGGCTGTTCGTCCGAGGGTCGAATAGAGTGCTTCGGGGCCGACTTCGAGCTTCGAAAGCACCATGCCAACCGTATCCTTGATCATCGGATCGCCCTTCGCGTAGGCTACCAGCACGCGGGCCAGCGGGCCGACCTCGACCGGCTGGTCTTTCCAGCGCGGCGTCTTGAGCCAGCTGTACTTCTTGTCCGTATCGAGATACTCGAACGGTGGCTTCGGACCGGTGTATTTAGGGTTGGTCTCCCCTTCCCACGGGTGTAAACCCTGATCGCTGCCATTGCTGTAGGTGTACCAGCTGTGGGCGATCTCCTCCTTGATCTGCGACATATCACGTGGATCGACGTCGAGCACCGTCGTAAGATCCTTGCCCATGATGACGCCGCGCGGCCACAAGAGCTTTTCGTAATCGTCGAGCGTGGTCTCCGGGAAATCCCCATAGCTCATGAAATTACCGAGACCGCCACCGTAGAGCCA
This portion of the Chlorobaculum parvum NCIB 8327 genome encodes:
- the folE gene encoding GTP cyclohydrolase I FolE, coding for MKQEKTVSPIVENNRSAESRLSQCDLDECFDEACDHQEEERLSLMGNAVYSLLQGIGEDPEREGLLMTPERVAKSLRFLTKGYEQDPEELLMKALFTESYDEMVLVKDIDLYSMCEHHMLPFFGKAHVAYIPDGKIVGLSKIPRVVEVFARRLQVQERLTQQIRDAIQNVLNPRGVAVVIEATHMCMVMRGVEKQNSVTTTSAMSGDFMTSQSTRSEFLRLIGSH
- a CDS encoding 6-carboxytetrahydropterin synthase, which produces MNDILEKPRKIYVTRTIEFNAAHRLFNPELSEEENRSLYGKCSGKYGHGHNYLLEITLSGPINRKTGYLFDLKKLKTILEEEIVTRFDHRHMNFEVKELQNHVPTTEILAVVVWDILETRLETITKQEVSLHEVKIHETGKNSVTYRGE
- a CDS encoding HyaD/HybD family hydrogenase maturation endopeptidase — encoded protein: MKTINVVGLGNILFGDEGFGVEAVRALEAFGEWPQSVQFVDGGTQGLYLLDYFESCDALMVFDSIIPVEFEPKVYCYRNDELPAFIHRKMSSHQMGLSELLSVAKLHDQVPSEIVLIGAPPHDLGLGNGLSEPMRGHLDRAVAMGREVLEEWLEQ
- the cybH gene encoding Ni/Fe-hydrogenase, b-type cytochrome subunit, with translation MGRIIEEIYVWRLPVRLYHWVNAFSIAVLLGTGLYIAYPVLAAPSGEAVFHHGMATWRGVHFAVAFVFIANFLFRMYYALMARNDQYARFGGFQPWKPSWWGKPFKEQMAAYLFLRKGEPDYVGHNPVAALTHFLFIFCGSVFMITSGLAMYGENNPGGLSETLFGWMLPLFGGSYNLRFAHHLMAWIFPFYILVHLYAVFRHDIVDRSSVTSSIITGYKHKVEDEAAL
- the trxA gene encoding thioredoxin translates to MAKSLDDLIRTSALPVFVDFWADWCGPCKIVAPAVQQLAKEFKGRITVVKVNVDQQPDAAARFQVQGIPALMLFVGGQIQWRTAGAIPYQQMRQEVLKVIG
- a CDS encoding nickel-dependent hydrogenase large subunit; translated protein: MSKKIVVDPIPRIEGHLRIEAKMNDANVIEDAYSTGTMWRGIEVILKGRDPRDAWAFAERICGVCTTVHALASVRCVEDALGIEIPKNARIIRNLMNATQQTQDHLVHFYHLHALDWVDVVSALKADPGQASAIAQSISAWPKSSVGYFKDLQKRLVAFVESGQLGIFSNGYWGHPAYKLPPEVNLIAVAHYLEALEFQKEIVKIQTIFGGKNPHPNYVVGGMACAIDPNSDTAINIERLSMVKSIIDRTQQFIDQVYIPDLIAIAGYYKGWLYGGGLGNFMSYGDFPETTLDDYEKLLWPRGVIMGKDLTTVLDVDPRDMSQIKEEIAHSWYTYSNGSDQGLHPWEGETNPKYTGPKPPFEYLDTDKKYSWLKTPRWKDQPVEVGPLARVLVAYAKGDPMIKDTVGMVLSKLEVGPEALYSTLGRTAARGIECKQTAGFMRHFYDELVANVKTGDYQTFNSERWEPSTWPKECKGFGYTEAPRGSLGHWIRIENGKIGDYQIVVPSTWNASPRDGRGNSGAYEAALKGTPMHDPSQPLEILRTVHSFDPCLACASHVFDMNGNEITKVRIV